The Monodelphis domestica isolate mMonDom1 chromosome 7, mMonDom1.pri, whole genome shotgun sequence genome window below encodes:
- the LOC103092989 gene encoding heat shock factor-binding protein 1-like yields the protein METGVYPTVQAHIGHRNELGNLLKSGARAMAETDPKTVHTLLPQMQDKFQTMSDQIIGRIDDMSSRIGDLEKNIADLMTQAGVEEIEGGNKIPTTRNS from the coding sequence atggaaaCTGGTGTCTACCCTACCGTGCAAGCACACATTGGCCATAGAAACGAGTTGGGAAACCTACTGAAGTCTGGAGCCAGAGCAATGGCAGAGACAGACCCCAAAACTGTTCATACACTTCTCCCACAGATGCAAGACAAATTTCAGACCATGTCAGACCAGATAATTGGCCGAATTGATGATATGAGCAGTCGCATTGGTGATCTGGAGAAAAACATCGCTGACCTTATGACCCAAGCAGGAGTGGAAGAAATAGAAGGGGGAAACAAAATACCAACTACACGTAATAGTTAA